One Elaeis guineensis isolate ETL-2024a chromosome 10, EG11, whole genome shotgun sequence genomic window carries:
- the LOC105053374 gene encoding protein NETWORKED 1D codes for MATLLHGESRQLYSWWWGSHISPKNSKWLQENLTDVDMKVKAMIKLIEEDADSFAKKAEMYYKKRPELMKLVEEFYRAYRALAERYDHATGALRQAHRTMAEAFPNQVPLVLPDESPTGSSGMEVEPQTPEMPAPIRASFDPDELQKDALGVSSHFHAIKRNGALSGESDASSSKKGLKQLNEMFATGEGAAHTNLTEGRVGKGLNFEEEVGKVYEPKSHSESRDLEKQEIVEKEDSSEEMKNLHEEISCLSTEIQNLRNQMTSESERANKAQNEIESLKNSLSKLNSEKNATLLQYQLSLERISSLENEISNGQNEFKKLGDEMMREVMKLRGAEELNQSLRLELDMSERKEKLQQQELNQKQDELEKIIISLEDVQKRCAEAEMALQSREKLYSQCQEEVKLLGLEIQKMIEKLEDMEYSNVGLEEEVHRLKEDNDSLNEQNFSSAIKIKNLQDEIITLKDTKRTLEMALQSMEKLHSQSQDKVKVLGLEIQKGIEKLKDVEQTNAGLEEEVRKLKEEIDSLNEQNISSAAKIKDLQDEIIFLNEAKRTIDHEVDVHVEEKKFLRQELCHLEEDRSNLLQRNQGLMEQIKAVSVNAESLQELVCKLKKEIDGLNEQNLSSAAKVKDLQDEIIFLNETKRTLDHEVSLHVEEKKVLHQELCHLEEYRSDLLQRNQVLMEQIKAVGVNAESIQELARKLKEENDSQNQQILSSAAKVKDLQDEIIFLNETKRALDHEVSLHVEEKKVLQQELCHLEEYGSDLLQRNQVLMEQIKAVSVNAESSQELARKLKEENDSLNEQILSSAAKVKDLQDEIIFLNETKRTLDHEVSLHVEEKKVLQQELCYLEQDRSDLEQRNQLLMEQMKACSVNAESLEELVKELQNGNMELKEICMKHEVEKELILEKLKNMDQLLEKNVFLENSVSDANVELELLRQNVGALEASKESLSSEISTLAADKALLVSQVEIHAKSAEKISEKNTFLENTLSDVNAELECLRTKLKESEESCQSLNDQNSSLLAEKHTFAKQVKSVTESLEYLELRYAALEDKHSSLLREKDLTLTQVKELQDLLKLEKQEHETSIQSYKGQVVTLENQIHCLQEESHLMEEELELEELKNMNALLDIFILQRSLCDMTEGNLILSKECQKHLETSLSAEGQVSQLEKENLVQRGEIMLLTEHNEKLKEGIYHVVKTLNTNNVGSVDRINGEVSLQNMMVDIKRLLNCISDAEDENRHLHIQISVLVTLLKQIGMDLADMRWEKCVMEQELHVKTAELLTLQNKKHELLEMNEELRQVLMASNQREEVLKTEMDILHGQLSVLQASHQMLQTEICEHVEENQSLLKELDRLTEKHNELVDENSVVLAEAMTLEHLYFFFRSLNAERMLELRLLSDDLDCLHLVKNDLDYQIKELNQKTGVLLAENMHLKESITYLEELRSRLLILEFDLNTATGLCEELHLQIESMNKLLTQKDRELSEANQKILSTQEKNKELCTVLEALQLDIVMAKMVKEELEKKISLLSEGNAFRDKETACLTEANEMMQGEINRLHEEAEVLIRRDEHLTSELQKEIDEVKHCEGEIAELLRDAQTSAVNAALYEEKVFELIVEGESFDISAFVQKEMLNEVITLGNAYIGELKEKLLVLEGETRGLKSDLNAYLPLLMSLLDSVTSLEEHTLSLSNLYAPKDHKEQDMTLMFHQHDESSQLSEGHGAVVPAGVLVMQKLIAKVEALKQVIIYTGSLLEQEKFAFIANLEATRKEIEELKATAMEGKVQEGSIRQLNEDEDTDDAESSKVKYEQRMKDIQLDQVSSSSQHGNGVGSYGLSKIEDAEINDQMLQLWETAERDCNHGTWKASSVAMEYDIQAVEDDKGKCPSSELGTEKELGIDKLEIPKRVSESQQEWNKRVLERLASDSQRLSALQTSVEELKGKMESSQKGKQTMNSEYDTISAQLKKAESDLSELIDITGKLMKKAKDYSVPSNDIAIETEELGNMGRRKISEEAWKGSEKIGRLELELQKIQYILLKLEEEHENSRSKVADRKARVLLRDYFYGRRDNPRQKKKSPFCGCLRLKTKGD; via the exons CTGAAGGAAGAGTAGGAAAAGGCTTGAACTTCGAGGAAGAAGTAGGAAAAGTTTATGAGCCTAAATCACATAGTGAATCAAGAGATCTTGAAAAACAAGAAATTGTGGAGAAAGAGGATTCAAGTGAGGAGATGAAGAATCTGCATGAAGAAATATCATGTTTATCAACAGAGATCCAAAATCTGAGAAACCAAATGACATCAGAATCTGAGCGTGCTAATAAAGCTCAAAATGAAATTGAAAGTTTAAAGAACAGTCTCTCTAAATTAAACTCTGAGAAGAATGCCACTCTTCTTCAATACCAGTTGTCTCTTGAAAGAATATCAAGTCTGGAAAATGAAATCTCCAATGGACAAaatgaatttaaaaagcttggtgATGAGATGATGAGGGAAGTCATGAAGCTAAGGGGTGCTGAAGAACTTAACCAATCTCTGCGGTTGGAGCTGGACATGTCAGAACGGAAAGAGAAGCTGCAGCAGCAAGAGCTTAATCAAAAGCAAGATGAGTtagaaaaaattatcatttccttAGAAGATGTACAAAAGCGATGCGCGGAGGCTGAAATGGCTCTGCAGTCCAGGGAGAAACTGTACTCCCAATGTCAGGAGGAGGTGAAGCTTTTGGGCTTGGAGATTCAAAAGATGATTGAGAAGTTGGAGGACATGGAATATAGCAATGTAGGTTTAGAGGAAGAAGTTCACAGGCTTAAGGAGGACAATGACAGTCTAAATGAACAAAATTTCTCTTCTGCGATCAAGATAAAAAATCTTCAAGATGAAATCATTACCTTGAAGGACACAAAGAGGACACTTGAGATGGCTCTTCAGTCCATGGAGAAACTACACTCCCAATCTCAGGACAAGGTGAAGGTTTTGGGCTTGGAGATTCAAAAGGGAATTGAGAAGTTGAAGGACGTGGAACAGACTAATGCGGGTTTAGAGGAGGAAGTACGCAAGCTTAAGGAGGAAATCGATAGCCTAAATGAACAGAATATCTCTTCTGCagctaagataaaagatctgCAAGATGAAATCATTTTCTTGAATGAAGCAAAGAGGACAATTGATCATGAAGTGGATGTCCATGTAGAAGAAAAGAAATTTCTTCGGCAAGAACTTTGCCACCTGGAAGAAGATAGAAGCAATCTACTGCAGAGGAACCAAGGACTTATGGAGCAAATAAAAGCTGTCAGTGTTAATGCAGAGTCCCTTCAGGAAttggtatgcaagcttaagaaggaAATCGATGGCCTAAACGAACAGAATCTCTCTTCTGCGGCTAAGGTAAAAGATCTTCAAGATGAAATCATTTTCTTGAATGAAACAAAGAGGACACTTGATCATGAAGTGAGTCTCCATGTAGAAGAAAAGAAAGTTCTTCACCAAGAACTTTGCCACCTAGAAGAATATAGAAGTGATCTACTGCAGAGGAACCAAGTACTTATGGAGCAAATAAAAGCTGTCGGTGTTAATGCGGAGTCCATTCAGGAATTGGCACGCAAGCTTAAGGAGGAAAATGATAGCCAAAATCAACAAATTCTCTCTTCTGCAGCTAAGGTAAAAGATCTGCAAGATGAAATCATTTTCTTGAATGAAACAAAGAGGGCACTTGATCATGAAGTGAGTCTCCATGTAGAAGAAAAGAAAGTTCTTCAGCAAGAACTTTGCCACCTAGAAGAATATGGAAGTGATCTACTGCAGAGGAACCAAGTACTTATGGAGCAAATAAAAGCTGTCAGTGTTAATGCAGAGTCCTCTCAGGAATTGGCACGCAAGCTTAAGGAGGAAAATGATAGCCTAAATGAACAGATTCTCTCTTCTGCAGCTAAGGTAAAAGATTTGCAAGATGAAATCATATTCTTGAATGAAACAAAGAGGACACTTGATCATGAAGTAAGTCTCCATGTAGAAGAAAAGAAAGTTCTTCAGCAAGAACTATGCTACCTAGAACAAGATAGAAGTGATTTGGAGCAGAGGAATCAACTACTTATGGAGCAAATGAAGGCTTGCAGTGTTAATGCAGAGTCCCTTGAGGAATTGGTAAAGGAGTTGCAGAATGGAAACATGGAGCTGAAAGAGATCTGCATGAAACATGAGGTTGAAAAGGAACTTATTTTGGAGAAGCTAAAAAACATGGATCAACTTTTGGAGAAGAATGTATTCTTAGAAAATTCTGTTTCAGATGCAAATGTTGAGTTAGAACTGTTGAGACAGAACGTTGGAGCACTAGAAGCTTCAAAGGAATCTCTTAGCAGTGAGATTTCCACACTTGCTGCTGATAAGGCTTTGCTTGTTTCTCAGGTAGAGATCCATGCTAAGAGTGCAGAGAAGATTTCAGAGAAAAATACCTTCTTGGAGAACACCTTGTCTGATGTGAATGCTGAGCTCGAATGTCTTAGAACAAAGTTGAAGGAATCTGAAGAATCTTGCCAGTCTCTCAATGATCAGAATTCTAGTCTTCTTGCTGAAAAACATACTTTTGCCAAGCAG GTGAAAAGCGTTACAGAGAGTCTGGAATATCTGGAGCTTAGGTATGCGGCTCTAGAAGACAAGCACTCGAGTTTGTTAAGGGAGAAGGATCTTACACTCACTCAAGTCAAGGAGTTGCAAGATCTATTGAAACTAGAGAAACAAGAACATGAAACTTCTATCCAGTCATACAAGGGCCAAGTGGTCACTCTAGAAAACCAGATCCATTGCCTGCAAGAAGAAAGCCATCTTATGGAGGAGGAGCTGGAACTAGAAGAGCTAAAGAATATGAATGCCTTGCTTGACATTTTCATCTTGCAAAGAAGTTTGTGTGATATGACAGAAGGAAACTTGATTCTCTCCAAAGAATGTCAAAAGCATCTAGAGACATCTTTGTCTGCAGAAGGGCAAGTTTCACAACTCGAGAAGGAAAATCTAGTCCAGAGAGGAGAGATAATGTTGCTGACAGAGCATAATGAGAAGCTAAAAGAAGGCATATATCATGTGGTGAAAACACTTAATACCAACAATGTTGGATCTGTAGATAGAATCAATGGTGAAGTTTCGTTGCAGAATATGATGGTTGACATTAAAAGATTGCTAAATTGTATTTCAGATGCAGAGGATGAAAACCGGCATCTCCATATTCAGATATCAGTTCTTGTCACCCTTCTAAAGCAAATAGGAATGGATTTGGCTGATATGAGATGGGAAAAATGTGTCATGGAGCAGGAACTTCATGTCaaaacagcagaattattaactTTGCAAAATAAGAAGCATGAACTCTTGGAGATGAATGAAGAATTGAGGCAAGTCTTAATGGCAAGCAACCAAAGGGAGGAAGTACTGAAAACTGAGATGGATATTCTTCATGGACAGCTATCAGTTCTGCAAGCATCTCATCAGATGTTGCAAACTGAAATTTGTGAGCATGTTGAAGAAAATCAGTCTCTATTGAAGGAACTTGACCGCTTGACGGAGAAGCACAATGAACTGGTGGATGAAAACAGTGTTGTTCTTGCAGAGGCCATGACACTGGAGCATCTCTATTTCTTCTTCAGGAGCCTTAATGCTGAGAGGATGTTGGAGTTGAGGTTGTTGAGTGATGATCTGGATTGTCTTCATTTGGTCAAAAATGACCTTGattatcagatcaaagaactgaaTCAAAAAACAGGAGTATTACTGGCAGAAAACATGCACCTTAAGGAATCCATCACTTATTTGGAAGAGTTGAGAAGTCGTTTACTGATTTTAGAGTTTGACCTAAACACAGCGACAGGTCTTTGTGAAGAattgcatcttcaaattgaatcgATGAACAAGCTGTTGACACAAAAAGACAGGGAACTTTCAGAAGCAAATCAGAAAATTCTGTCCACACAagaaaagaacaaagaattatgtACAGTTCTTGAGGCTCTTCAGCTGGATATTGTTATGGCTAAGATGGTAAAAGAAGAGCTAGAGAAAAAGATCTCACTTCTATCAGAAGGTAATGCCTTTAGGGACAAGGAGACTGCATGCCTTACTGAAGCAAATGAGATGATGCAAGGGGAGATAAATAGACTGCATGAAGAGGCTGAAGTGCTTATAAGAAGGGATGAGCATCTGACTTCTGAACTACAGAAAGAAATAGATGAAGTCAAGCACTGCGAAGGAGAAATTGCAGAATTATTAAGAGATGCTCAAACCTCTGCAGTTAATGCAGCACTGTATGAAGAAAAGGTATTTGAGCTGATTGTAGAAGGCGAGAGTTTTGATATTAGCGCCTTTGTGCAAAAAGAGATGCTCAATGAGGTAATCACTTTAGGAAATGCATATATTGGTGAGCTGAAGGAAAAACTTCTTGTCCTGGAGGGAGAAACTAGAGGattaaaatctgatttgaatgCGTATTTGCCTCTTTTAATGTCTTTATTGGACAGTGTCACCTCTCTAGAAGAACATACCCTTTCACTGTCAAATCTTTATGCACCAAAGGATCACAAAGAACAG GATATGACTTTGATGTTTCATCAGCATGATGAGAGCAGTCAACTGAGTGAAGGCCATGGTGCTGTGGTGCCTGCTGGAGTCCTAGTGATGCAGAAGTTGATTGCCAAAGTTGAAGCACTTAAACAGGTGATTATATATACTGGGAGTCTCTTAGAACAGGAAAAGTTTGCTTTCATTGCTAACCTAGAGGCTACAAGGAAAGAAATTGAAGAGTTAAAAGCAACTGCAATGGAAGGGAAGGTACAAGAGGGTTCGATCAGACAACTGAATGAGGATGAAGACACTGATGATGCTGAGTCTTCCAAGGTGAAGTATGAGCAGAGAATGAAAGATATTCAGCTTGACCAGGTTTCAAGTTCTTCACAACATGGGAATGGTGTTGGCTCATATGGTctgagtaaaattgaagatgctgAAATCAATGATCAAATGCTTCAGTTATGGGAAACTGCTGAAAGAGACTGCAATCATGGGACATGGAAAGCATCATCAGTAGCTATGGAGTATGATATACAGGCTGTGGAGGACGACAAGGGTAAATGCCCTTCTTCTGAACTAGGGACTGAGAAAGAGTTGGGCATTGACAAGCTAGAGATACCCAAGAGAGTGTCTGAATCCCAACAAGAATGGAACAAGAGGGTCCTCGAAAGGCTGGCTTCTGATTCCCAGAGGCTGTCAGCCCTTCAGACAAGTGTGGAGGAGTTGAAGGGGAAGATGGAAAGCTCTCAAAAAGGGAAGCAAACTATGAATTCTGAATACGATACAATCAGCGCACAATTGAAAAAGGCTGAGAGCGATTTATCAGAGCTGATTGATATCACTGGCAAGTTGATGAAGAAGGCCAAAGACTATTCTGTTCCTTCCAATGATATAGCTATTGAAACTGAAGAACTGGGAAACATGGGAAGAAGGAAAATCTCAGAAGAGGCATGGAAGGGATCAGAAAAGATTGGAAGATTGGAGTTGGAACTGCAAAAGATCCAGTATATCTTGCTGAAACTTGAAGAAGAGCATGAGAACAGCCGAAGTAAAGTTGCAGACAGAAAAGCCAGAGTCCTTCTGAGGGATTATTTCTATGGAAGAAGAGACAACCCTAGACAGAAAAAGAAAAGCCCATTCTGTGGGTGCTTGAGGCTTAAAACCAAGGGTGACTAG